In Hyperolius riggenbachi isolate aHypRig1 chromosome 10, aHypRig1.pri, whole genome shotgun sequence, a genomic segment contains:
- the LOC137535274 gene encoding uncharacterized protein, with protein sequence MTASLRMDEDQSHMTKRILNCTLEIVYLLTGEGFKLPNIASVAPLTPQDSLHTPSPIPVSPYYCLMPYSLTPERRKRKKILEVIRNMMELLTGEVPIRCQDVTIYFSMEEWQYIEGHKDLYKDAVMENQTSLSLVKMEQKIDFNETILNLTLDIINLLTGESFPTVKSGDHVTITVPSPHFLISENQNKQKILEVIRKMMELLTGVVPVRCQDVTVCFSMEEWQYIEGHKDLYKDAKMENQPPLTSPGKRRLSSLVKERAVQPRRST encoded by the exons atgaccGCATCACTGAGGATGGATGAAGATCAGAGTCACATGACCAAGAGGATACTCAACTGTACCCTGGAAATCgtctatctgctgactggagag GGGTTTAAATTACCAAATATTGCATCTGTTGCACCATTAACTCCGCAGGACTCTCTGCACACACCATCTCCCATCCCAGTGTCCCCTTATTACTGCCTGATGCCATATTCCCTGAcaccagagaggaggaagaggaagaagattcTGGAAGTCATCAGGAacatgatggagctgctgacaggagag gttcctataaggtgtcaggatgtcaccatctatttctccatggaggagtggcagtatatagaaggacacaaggacctctacaaggacgccgTGATGGAGAATCAGACAAGCTTGAGTTTGGTCAAGATGGAacaaaaaattgattttaatgaGACAATTTTGAACCTCACCCTGGATATCATCAACttactgactggagag AGTTTTCCTAcagtgaagtctggtgatcatgtgaccatcacagTGCCCTCACCTCACTTCCTAATTTCAGAGAATCAGAATAAGCAGAAGATTCTAGAAGTCAtcaggaagatgatggagctgctgacaggagtg gttcctgtAAGGTGTCAGGACGTCACTGTCTGTTTCTctatggaggagtggcagtatatagaaggacacaaggacctctacaaagacgccaagatggagaatcagccgcccctcacatcaccaggtaagaggagactttcatctCTTGTAAAGGAGAGAGCAGTACAACCTAGGAGGTCAACCTAG